In the genome of Achromobacter sp. MFA1 R4, the window CACGCCCAGCTTGTGCGCGATGTCCACGACCTTCTTGGTGACTTCGACGTTGTAGTCGTAGTCGGCGATGGTCTTGCCGTCTTCCTTGAGCGAACCGTCCATCATGACGCTGGAGAAGCCCAGGTCGATGGCGCCTTGGCAGACCTTGGGCGACTGGCCGTGATCCTGGTGCATGACCACGGGGATGTGCGGGTAGGACTCAACGGCGGCCTGGATCAGGTACTTCAGGAAGCCTTCGCCCGCGTATTTGCGCGCGCCGGCCGAGGCCTGCATGATCACCGGGCTGTCGGTCTCCGCCGCGGCTTCCATGATGGCCTGGACCTGTTCCAGGTTGTTGACGTTGAAAGCCGGAATGCCGTAGCCGTGCTCGGCGGCGTGGTCGAGCAACTGGCGCATGGAGACTAGGGCCATGAGTGGTCCTCCTTAGGTACTGTCTATTGAAAGATGGTTGAAGTCCTGCTGAATGGGGTGATTTTACGGGGGAATCGAAGAAAGGTCTTGCAACGGCCGGTATCCTATCCATTCAGACGATGCCGAACGGCGTAGGGCCGGTTGGCAACCTCCGTTGCACGGCCGATGCGGGGGGGGCCGAACAGCCTGCGCCCCGCCGCCGCGGCCTTCAGGCCGCCCTGGGAATGGCGATCCGTCCCGCCCAGGGCTGGGCCGCCTCCAGTTGGGCCGACAGCGCCAGCACCAGGTCTTCACGTCCGTAGCGGCCGACCACCTGCACGCCCACCGGAAGGCCGGCCTCGGTCCAGACCAGCGGCAGGCTGGCCGCGGGCTGCCCGGACGCATTGAATGCCGCCGAGAACGTCCCGTAAGTGGCGACCTTGCGGCGGAAGTCCAGGAACGAGCCCTTGTCGGTCGAGAGATCGCCAAGCTTCAGGGGAAGCTGCGTGAGCGACGGGGACAGGATGGCGTCGTAGCCCTGCATGTAGCCGTCAAGGATGCGGCCGATGGCGTGGAACCGGTTCACGCTGGCGATGTAGTGCGCCGCCGGCAGCGTCTTGCCGTATTCATATCCCTCGCGCAGGACGGGTTCCAGGTCGCCGTCGCGCAGCGGCTGGCCGGTCAGTCCCAGGCGCGTGTCGACCGACAGCACGATATTGCCGGCCAGCACGTTGGCGTGGGCCAGCACGAACGCCTCGTATTCGATGTCCGGCGGCGCGCTGTCCACCACCTCGTGTCCAAGCTCGCGGCACAGCACGGCCGCCCGCTCCACTGCCGCGACGCATTCGGGCGCCACCGGAATGCCGTTCCAGGCGTCGCGCCACAGGGCGATGCGCAGCTTGCGCGGTGATTCGTCCAGGACCTTCAGGTACGAAGCCGGGCCTGAGGGTGCCGTGTAAGGCGCGCCCGGTTCATGGCCGCCGATGGCGTCCAGCGCCGCGGCCGTGTCGCGCACCGAGCGCGACAGCACGCCGTCCGTCGCCAGGCCGCCCCAGCCTTCGCCGCGGAACGGCCCCATCGGCACGCGCCCGCGCGAAACCTTCAGGCCGTAGACGCCACAGGCAGCCGCCGGGATCCGGATCGAGCCGCCGCCGTCGCTGCCATGGGCCAGCGGCACGATCCCCGCGGCCACCGCCGCGGCCGCACCGCCGCTGGATCCGCCGGACGAGCGGGTCGGATCCCAGGGATTGCGGGTGGGGTCGCCGTTGCGCGCCGCCTCGGTGGTGGGCGCCATGCAGAATTCCGGCACGGTCGTGCGCGCAAACGGAATCAGGCCGGCGGCCTCGAACCGGTCGGCCAGCGTGGCGTTGCGCGCATAGGCCGTGTCGTTGAGCAGGCGCGAACCCAGGCTGGACGGAAAGCGCGTGTGCGCCAGGCCGGAATCCTTCAGCAGGAAGGGGATGGCGCCGAACGGCCCCCGCGGCTGCCAATCCCGCGCCACGTCCAGCGATTCCTCATAGCGCTCGTAGCACAGCGCGTTCATCGCCGGCGCGCGTTCCCGCGCCAGCTTGATGGCGCAGGCCATCAGGTCTTCGGCGCGGACTTCGCGCCGGGCCAGCAGGCCGGCCAGCGCCAGCCCGTCCAGCAACTGATACTCGGTGTCACGCATACTGCTTGCTCCTGGTC includes:
- a CDS encoding amidase, with protein sequence MRDTEYQLLDGLALAGLLARREVRAEDLMACAIKLARERAPAMNALCYERYEESLDVARDWQPRGPFGAIPFLLKDSGLAHTRFPSSLGSRLLNDTAYARNATLADRFEAAGLIPFARTTVPEFCMAPTTEAARNGDPTRNPWDPTRSSGGSSGGAAAAVAAGIVPLAHGSDGGGSIRIPAAACGVYGLKVSRGRVPMGPFRGEGWGGLATDGVLSRSVRDTAAALDAIGGHEPGAPYTAPSGPASYLKVLDESPRKLRIALWRDAWNGIPVAPECVAAVERAAVLCRELGHEVVDSAPPDIEYEAFVLAHANVLAGNIVLSVDTRLGLTGQPLRDGDLEPVLREGYEYGKTLPAAHYIASVNRFHAIGRILDGYMQGYDAILSPSLTQLPLKLGDLSTDKGSFLDFRRKVATYGTFSAAFNASGQPAASLPLVWTEAGLPVGVQVVGRYGREDLVLALSAQLEAAQPWAGRIAIPRAA